From a single Chitinophaga sp. Cy-1792 genomic region:
- a CDS encoding PAS domain-containing sensor histidine kinase yields the protein MNGFSINILLRIVLLTITITAGVWVYLDINTSLAYLFLPLVLIQLYGIYYYLNRINRKLTLFLESIRYEDFSIRFSADNKLGKSFKMLNQQFNEVLEAFRQTRAEKEANLKYIDTIVQHISIGVLSFDAEGKIELINPAAFRLLGLYRLRNLNELKNVHPGLFELLLELPSNNKALYATKQQQQLSIHATAVRLQGRLIKLISLQNIHAELQKKELEAWQNLTKILRHEIMNSVTPIVSLIGTMREIVDQDIAPGSDNPEGIADLREALETVESRSKGIMNFVNAYRDYTTLPQPQFTNINVRTLVTGISSLFQPDMKQAGIQFSLMVDADQAELHADVSQLQMVLINLIKNAMDALEHTANPAIEMKVFQPASGQVLIEVTDNGPGIDEGAMEKIFIPFFTTKKKGSGIGLSLSQQIVQLHGGQLKVSSPGNNGNGTTFSISLNI from the coding sequence ATGAACGGATTTAGTATCAATATCCTTTTAAGGATAGTACTCCTTACTATCACCATTACAGCAGGCGTATGGGTATACCTGGATATCAACACGTCCCTGGCATACCTGTTTCTGCCACTGGTATTGATACAGTTATACGGCATCTACTATTACCTGAACAGGATCAACCGTAAACTCACGCTGTTCCTGGAGTCTATCAGGTATGAAGATTTTTCAATCAGATTCAGTGCAGATAATAAACTCGGTAAAAGTTTCAAAATGCTTAACCAGCAATTCAATGAAGTACTGGAAGCATTCCGTCAGACCAGGGCCGAGAAGGAAGCCAATCTAAAATATATCGACACCATTGTTCAACACATCAGCATCGGCGTTCTTTCTTTTGATGCAGAAGGGAAAATTGAACTGATCAACCCCGCAGCTTTCAGGTTGTTGGGACTTTACCGGCTGCGCAACCTCAATGAACTGAAAAATGTTCATCCCGGGTTGTTTGAGCTGCTGCTGGAACTTCCATCTAACAACAAAGCATTATATGCCACCAAACAACAGCAGCAGCTGTCTATACACGCTACTGCTGTCAGGCTGCAGGGCAGGTTGATTAAATTGATCTCGTTGCAGAATATTCATGCTGAGTTGCAGAAAAAAGAGTTGGAAGCGTGGCAGAACCTGACCAAGATACTACGTCATGAGATCATGAATTCAGTGACACCGATTGTTTCACTGATAGGCACCATGCGTGAGATCGTTGATCAGGACATTGCTCCCGGCTCCGATAACCCGGAAGGTATTGCTGATCTGCGCGAAGCGCTGGAAACAGTGGAAAGCAGGAGCAAAGGCATTATGAACTTCGTGAACGCTTACCGTGACTATACCACTTTACCTCAGCCACAGTTTACGAATATCAATGTGCGGACGCTGGTAACCGGTATCAGCAGTTTATTCCAGCCGGATATGAAACAGGCAGGCATTCAGTTTTCGTTAATGGTAGATGCAGACCAGGCAGAATTACATGCAGATGTATCGCAGCTGCAAATGGTGCTGATCAACCTGATAAAAAATGCCATGGATGCGCTGGAACACACTGCCAATCCTGCCATTGAAATGAAGGTATTTCAGCCTGCCAGCGGCCAGGTACTTATTGAAGTCACAGATAATGGTCCAGGCATCGACGAAGGCGCCATGGAAAAGATTTTCATACCGTTCTTTACTACCAAGAAAAAGGGATCCGGTATTGGCCTCAGCCTGTCGCAACAAATCGTTCAGCTGCATGGCGGACAACTAAAGGTGAGTAGTCCGGGTAATAACGGTAACGGCACTACGTTTTCTATCTCTTTAAATATCTGA
- a CDS encoding lysoplasmalogenase, whose translation MLKSRWLILFLIVLVADVVFTGLHLETYRYVSKPLLTIILAIYAVSEGHNIRGSFRAFLLLALLFSFGGDVLLMFDHVNPLYFMLGLGSFLLAHVMYITFFLKIRYSNLPAPYCKYPFIFLHAAFLIWFILFLFPYLGALRIPVIIYALTISITVQSVLHAFHFKWQPEGWYCITGAVLFMISDSLIAVGKFYHPLPANGVWVMLTYGLAQLGLVYGAVKFFAAHRR comes from the coding sequence ATGCTCAAATCCAGATGGCTGATCCTTTTTCTGATAGTATTAGTAGCAGATGTAGTATTTACCGGGTTACACCTGGAAACCTACAGGTACGTTAGCAAACCACTGTTAACCATTATCTTAGCCATCTATGCAGTGAGCGAAGGACACAATATCAGGGGCAGCTTCAGGGCTTTTTTACTGCTGGCGTTATTATTTTCTTTCGGGGGAGATGTTTTACTGATGTTTGACCATGTAAATCCATTGTATTTTATGCTGGGACTGGGAAGTTTTCTGCTCGCCCATGTCATGTACATCACTTTTTTCCTGAAGATCAGGTATAGCAATCTGCCGGCACCCTATTGCAAGTATCCTTTCATATTTTTACATGCGGCTTTTCTTATCTGGTTTATCCTCTTCCTGTTCCCATACCTTGGTGCACTACGTATACCGGTAATCATCTATGCCCTGACTATTTCCATAACGGTACAAAGCGTCTTGCATGCCTTTCATTTCAAATGGCAGCCTGAAGGATGGTATTGCATCACTGGCGCTGTGCTTTTCATGATTTCGGACAGCCTCATCGCGGTAGGCAAGTTTTATCATCCCCTACCGGCAAACGGCGTATGGGTAATGCTTACCTATGGCCTGGCCCAGCTTGGTCTGGTATATGGTGCCGTAAAGTTTTTTGCAGCACACCGGCGCTAA
- the nadB gene encoding L-aspartate oxidase — translation MQQTDFLVIGSGIAGLTYALKVSQQCPDKKIMVITKSREDETNTKYAQGGVAVVNDLENDSFEKHIDDTLIAGDGLCNPKVVEIVVTEGPERVNEIIEWGANFDKNSNGDFSLGREGGHSVFRVIHHKDVTGKEIERALLEAIHQRPNIELVTHCFVVDLITQHHLGYLVTKSTPDIECYGVYVLNRKTNEIEKILSKITLLATGGNGQVYRSTTNPTIATGDGIAMVYRAKGRIENMEFIQFHPTALYQPGVSPSFLITEAVRGDGGILRNIHGEDFMHKYDPRLSLAPRDIVARAIDSEMKITGTEYVYLDCRHMDLEKFIHHFPNIYETCKEAGIDVQTQMIPVAPAAHYSCGGIKTNEWGLTSIRNLYACGECASTGLHGANRLASNSLLEAMVFAHRCFMDATSKIDTINFKDNVPDWDARGTQAPKEMILITQSLKELKQIMSDYVGIVRTDVRLKRAMRRLDMLHEETENLYEQTEVSPQLCELRNMITAAYLIVKGASFRRESRGLHFNTDYPFKCELIQNIVL, via the coding sequence ATGCAACAAACAGATTTTCTTGTTATCGGATCAGGTATAGCAGGACTGACATATGCGCTGAAAGTATCACAGCAGTGTCCTGACAAAAAGATTATGGTCATTACCAAGAGCAGAGAGGATGAAACCAATACGAAGTATGCGCAGGGTGGTGTGGCAGTAGTAAACGATCTGGAAAACGATAGTTTCGAAAAACATATCGATGATACATTGATTGCCGGAGATGGGTTATGTAACCCCAAGGTGGTGGAAATCGTAGTCACGGAAGGCCCGGAGCGGGTAAACGAAATCATCGAATGGGGCGCCAATTTTGACAAAAATTCGAACGGCGACTTCTCCCTTGGCCGTGAAGGCGGGCACTCCGTTTTCAGGGTAATACACCACAAAGACGTTACCGGCAAGGAAATAGAAAGAGCATTGCTCGAAGCCATCCACCAGCGCCCGAACATAGAACTGGTAACCCACTGTTTTGTTGTAGATCTCATCACCCAGCACCACCTGGGATATCTCGTTACCAAGTCTACTCCCGATATTGAATGCTATGGTGTTTACGTGCTCAATCGTAAAACCAACGAAATAGAAAAAATTCTTTCCAAAATCACTTTACTGGCCACGGGCGGAAACGGACAGGTTTACCGTAGTACCACCAACCCTACCATCGCTACCGGCGACGGTATTGCCATGGTATACAGGGCCAAGGGAAGGATTGAAAACATGGAGTTTATCCAGTTCCATCCAACTGCTTTATACCAGCCCGGTGTTAGTCCCAGCTTCCTGATCACGGAAGCCGTAAGAGGCGATGGCGGTATCCTCCGTAATATCCATGGGGAAGATTTCATGCATAAGTATGATCCGCGCCTGTCGCTGGCCCCACGTGATATCGTAGCCAGAGCAATAGACAGTGAGATGAAGATCACCGGTACAGAGTATGTGTATCTGGACTGCAGGCATATGGACCTGGAGAAATTCATTCATCATTTTCCTAATATTTACGAGACCTGTAAAGAAGCTGGCATAGACGTACAGACGCAGATGATACCAGTAGCCCCTGCCGCTCATTACAGCTGTGGAGGTATTAAAACGAATGAATGGGGCTTAACCTCCATCCGTAACTTATATGCCTGCGGCGAATGCGCCAGCACCGGCCTTCATGGCGCCAACCGCCTGGCCTCCAACTCCCTGCTCGAAGCTATGGTATTCGCACACCGTTGCTTCATGGACGCCACCAGCAAGATAGATACCATCAATTTTAAAGATAATGTGCCTGACTGGGATGCCAGAGGTACACAGGCGCCAAAAGAAATGATCCTGATCACACAGAGTCTGAAAGAGCTGAAACAGATCATGAGTGATTATGTAGGTATAGTGAGAACAGACGTACGTTTGAAACGTGCCATGCGCAGACTGGACATGCTTCATGAAGAAACCGAAAACCTGTACGAACAGACGGAAGTTTCTCCACAGCTTTGTGAACTCAGAAATATGATCACGGCAGCCTATCTGATTGTTAAAGGAGCATCATTCCGCCGCGAGAGCCGTGGACTGCACTTCAACACAGATTATCCGTTCAAGTGCGAGTTAATCCAGAACATCGTTTTGTAA
- a CDS encoding lysophospholipid acyltransferase family protein: MYYILLVFCYGISLLPLRVLYLLSDFLYLVVYYVVGYRKKVVFENLRQAFPDKTAAEISSIARKYYRNLTDMMVETIKLLTMSKASLKKRFICDLSVLQDLYDRGKSCQMHLGHNFNWEWANLYCMQGVAFPFLVVYMPLTNKAADRLFRHFREKAGSILLPANDMGNSIKPWLDKQYLIALVADQNPGNPRSCFWYPFLNKMTPFYKGPEMSARRHDIPVVFVDIRKPKRGYYHAELKLMFEEPGKEPVGKITETFVRYLEKNIHEQPEVWVWSHRRWKHRYEDWVKDQPKEIS, translated from the coding sequence ATGTATTATATATTGCTAGTCTTTTGTTATGGTATTTCATTGCTGCCATTACGTGTATTATATCTGCTGAGTGATTTTCTTTACCTGGTAGTATATTACGTAGTTGGTTATCGCAAGAAAGTGGTGTTTGAAAATCTTCGTCAGGCCTTTCCTGACAAGACTGCAGCGGAGATCAGCAGCATAGCCCGCAAATATTACCGCAACCTTACCGATATGATGGTGGAAACCATCAAACTACTGACGATGAGTAAGGCATCGTTAAAAAAACGCTTTATCTGCGATTTATCTGTACTACAAGACCTCTATGACCGTGGCAAAAGCTGCCAGATGCACCTCGGCCATAACTTCAACTGGGAATGGGCTAATCTGTACTGCATGCAGGGCGTCGCGTTTCCTTTCCTCGTAGTGTATATGCCGCTGACCAATAAGGCCGCAGACAGGCTTTTCCGCCATTTTCGTGAAAAGGCAGGTTCTATATTGCTGCCGGCAAATGATATGGGCAACAGCATCAAACCATGGTTAGATAAACAATACCTGATCGCGCTCGTGGCAGACCAGAACCCAGGAAACCCGCGCAGCTGCTTCTGGTACCCATTCCTGAATAAGATGACGCCGTTTTATAAAGGCCCGGAAATGAGTGCCAGACGTCATGATATCCCTGTTGTTTTTGTTGATATCAGAAAACCTAAGCGCGGTTATTATCACGCAGAATTAAAGCTGATGTTTGAAGAACCAGGAAAAGAACCAGTAGGAAAGATTACCGAAACTTTTGTGAGGTACCTGGAGAAGAATATCCACGAGCAGCCGGAAGTATGGGTATGGAGCCATCGCAGGTGGAAACACCGGTATGAAGACTGGGTAAAAGATCAGCCTAAAGAAATTTCATAA
- a CDS encoding LysM peptidoglycan-binding domain-containing protein translates to MSLQDKYKDLISQAQSANVANLQVREQDNVLYIDGSTTSQVKDQLWDTYEKLDPEMRAADVVMNITATDALQEERDYVVKAGDNLSKIAKNYPGISWKDIYEANKDQIKDPNLIHPGQKLKIPG, encoded by the coding sequence ATGAGCTTACAGGATAAGTACAAAGACCTGATCAGTCAGGCTCAATCGGCCAACGTGGCCAATCTTCAGGTAAGAGAACAGGATAATGTATTGTATATAGATGGCAGCACTACTTCACAGGTGAAAGACCAGCTATGGGATACCTACGAAAAGCTGGACCCTGAAATGCGCGCTGCTGATGTAGTGATGAACATCACTGCCACCGATGCGTTACAGGAAGAACGTGACTACGTGGTGAAAGCAGGTGATAATCTCAGTAAAATCGCAAAAAACTATCCGGGTATTTCCTGGAAAGATATCTATGAGGCAAATAAGGATCAGATCAAAGACCCGAACCTTATCCATCCCGGACAGAAACTTAAAATACCAGGCTGA
- a CDS encoding BON domain-containing protein yields MKRKSLLVALTLFMGLFLFACKPSDSKIQQSVNEKLSAIPGITADVKNGVVTLNGEVADETARTSAEDALKDIKGIKSVDNKIMVKAPEPEAAPAPVVINPDDVLRKSLDSTYAAAGFTNVTVSVDSGVVTLSGEATKADLKKIVQKAQESKPKKVVNNIKVK; encoded by the coding sequence ATGAAGAGAAAATCCTTACTTGTTGCCCTGACACTCTTTATGGGGCTATTTTTGTTCGCATGCAAACCTTCAGACAGTAAAATTCAGCAATCAGTGAATGAGAAGCTTAGTGCCATCCCCGGCATTACAGCAGATGTGAAAAACGGTGTAGTAACCCTAAATGGCGAAGTCGCTGATGAAACAGCACGTACTTCTGCTGAAGATGCCCTGAAAGATATTAAAGGGATTAAGTCTGTAGACAACAAAATCATGGTGAAAGCACCAGAACCAGAAGCTGCTCCGGCTCCGGTAGTCATCAATCCTGATGATGTACTGCGTAAATCATTAGACTCCACTTATGCTGCTGCGGGATTTACCAACGTAACCGTTTCGGTAGACAGCGGCGTGGTTACACTTAGCGGTGAAGCTACCAAGGCAGATCTCAAAAAAATCGTTCAGAAAGCACAGGAATCAAAACCAAAGAAAGTAGTAAACAACATCAAAGTGAAATAA